A genomic window from Babylonia areolata isolate BAREFJ2019XMU chromosome 9, ASM4173473v1, whole genome shotgun sequence includes:
- the LOC143285822 gene encoding uncharacterized protein LOC143285822 produces the protein MNFVPPPYPDDVEEDFGPYSRDEIVVARASLLHSVQRENSMAWRNIKGKLGILPNGQRLRIYDPGHVWLPSNLPELWSAPVVLHDPTAPPEERTDEEPEDMRAEELEEDNCKERKDIPTGSKSDGSRAESRRSSSGDDVTDSSSKNSPKKRKREGRHHGDNETHSSAEDAGEGSSKRVKVGVSHSDSDREEGDQRYEVVFQCDVCNFNSQQQADTQQHLCRQGHYCASRYLAVREAGTGELCLTYLSVASLIKDAQHLCKEKVFACPECHSIFTSLHRCLSHTFQNHKLQGQYSLRLVTKSETFDLAKDTTVCSDCGAEVLDRDLTSHISETQHMGLHLGQKSSQSMMVFLCPFCQFIYHDLKSYKSHVFTKHAEEVPLSEALTVRCCTLGESQPAQTMPPKDPGIPLASIDFDFSQSPIPGDPGFRGASTKSKRRREQKRLQHLERQGQPSTMGKKKKKKANRKERLAAFKERMQKEKGQRKKN, from the coding sequence ATGAATTTTGTGCCACCTCCCTACCCTGACGATGTGGAGGAGGACTTTGGGCCATACAGTCGCGATGAGATTGTGGTGGCACGTGCGTCACTGCTGCACAGCGTGCAGAGGGAGAACTCCATGGCCTGGAGGAATATCAAGGGCAAGCTGGGCATCCTACCCAATGGGCAGCGCCTCAGGATCTACGACCCTGGTCATGTCTGGTTGCCCTCCAACCTCCCAGAGCTGTGGTCAGCACCTGTGGTGCTCCATGACCCCACTGCACCCCCTGAAGAGAGGACAGATGAGGAACCTGAGGATATGAGAGCAGAGGAGCTGGAGGAAGACAActgtaaagaaaggaaagatattCCCACAGGATCAAAGTCTGATGGGAGCAGGGCAGAATCAAGGCGGTCATCAAGTGGTGATGATGTCACAGACTCCTCATCCAAAAATTCCCCAAAGAAAAGGAAGCGGGAGGGCCGTCACCATGGTGATAACGAGACTCATTCATCCGCTGAAGATGCAGGTGAGGGCAGCAGTAAACGAGTTAAAGTGGGTGTGtctcacagtgacagtgacagggaaGAAGGGGACCAGCGATATGAGGTGGTGTTCCAGTGTGATGTATGCAACTTCAACAGCCAGCAGCAGGCAGACACTCAGCAACATCTCTGCAGGCAGGGCCACTACTGCGCCAGCAGATACCTGGCAGTGAGGGAGGCAGGGACCGGGGAGCTGTGCCTCACCTACCTGTCTGTGGCGTCTTTGATCAAAGACGCACAGCATTTGTGCAAAGAGAAAGTGTTCGCCTGTCCTGAGTGTCATTCCATCTTTACCAGTCTGCACCGGTGTCTGTCGCACACCTTCCAGAATCACAAGCTGCAGGGGCAGTACTCTTTGCGGCTTGTCACCAAGTCAGAAACGTTTGACCTGGCAAAGGACACCACGGTTTGCTCCGACTGTGGAGCAGAGGTTCTGGACAGGGACTTGACGTCACACATCAGCGAGACCCAGCACATGGGTTTGCACCTGGGCCAGAAATCCTCCCAGTCCATGATGGTCTTTCTGTGTCCGTTTTGTCAGTTCATCTACCATGACCTCAAAAGTTACAAGTCTCACGTTTTCACCAAACACGCAGAGGAGGTGCCTTTGTCTGAGGCACTGACGGTCAGGTGCTGCACACTGGGAGAGAGTCAGCCAGCACAGACAATGCCCCCAAAAGACCCAGGCATCCCCTTGGCCAGCATCGACTTTGACTTTTCTCAGTCTCCCATCCCGGGGGACCCAGGTTTTCGGGGGGCCAGCACCAAGAGCAAAAGGCGGCGTGAGCAGAAAAGACTGCAGCATTTAGAACGACAGGGACAACCCTCGACgatggggaaaaagaagaaaaagaaagcaaatcgCAAAGAGAGACTTGCTGCCTTTAAAGAaagaatgcaaaaagaaaaagggcAAAGGAAGAAAAATTAA